The Corynebacterium coyleae genome segment GCTCATACGAGTCGATGGACGTACCCGGATCCGGGGCAAACGTCGGCACACCAGCGCGCTCACCAACAATCTGGAGCTGCTGCACCGCACCCGGACGCTGCAAGTCACACGCCACCAACATCGGGGTGTGGCCCTGCTTAGCCAAGTGCTTAGCCAACTTACCTGCCAGGGTGGTCTTACCAGCACCTTGCAGACCGGCGAGCATAATCACGGTCGGCGGGTTCTTCGCCAAATTCAACCGGCGAGTCTCACCGCCGAGAATGTTTGTCAGTTCCTCATCAACAATCTTGATGACCTGCTGCGCCGGATTCAGCGCTGCCGAAACATCGGCACCGAGGGCACGCTCCTTGACGCGCTTAATAAACGCACGCACAACCGGAAGCGACACGTCCGCCTCCAGCAACGCGATACGAATCTCGCGAGCCGTGGCGTTAATATCCTCCTCGGTGAGCTTGCCCTTGCCTCGCAGACCACCCAGGGCTGATTGGAGGCGGTCGGACAGTGACTCGAACACGGTGTGCACGCTCCCTTTTGCTTCTAGCGGAAAAGAATCCCCACAAGACTAGCGCGCGCCCCGGGTGATGGGCACATCACCGGGGGCGCGGGGTCGTCGACAAGCAAGCGCTTAGCCGAGAAGAGCGTCGACGAAACTCTCAACCTCAAACGGCGCAAGATCGTCCGCGCCCTCACCAAGACCAACCAGCTTTACCGGCACACCAAGTTCCTCCTGAACCTGGAAAACGATACCGCCCTTGGCGGTGCCGTCGAGCTTGGTCAGCACCACACCCGTGATGTCAACAACCTCACGGAAGACACGCGCCTGCGCAATGCCGTTCTGCCCCACCGTCGCGTCGAGCACCAGCAACACCTCATCGACGTTGCTCTTCTTCTCCACGACGCGCTTGACCTTGCCCAGCTGATCCATCAGACCCGTGGAGGTGTGCAGGCGGCCCGCCGTATCGACGAGCACCACATCAGCACCCTCGTCAACACCAGTTGCCACAGCATCGAAGGCCACCGAAGCCGGGTCCGCACCCTCCTTGCCACGAACCGTGGAAGCGCCGACGCGCTTGCCCCAGGTCTCCAACTGGTCCGCAGCCGCCGCGCGGAACGTATCCGCAGCACCAAGCACCACCGAGTGCCCCATAGACACGAGCACACGAGCAAGCTTGCCGGTAGTCGTCGTCTTACCGGTGCCGTTGACACCGACAACCAAGATCACGGCCGGTTTGCCGTCATTCGGCATCGCCTTAATCGAACGGTCGAGCTCCGGACGGGCAGCCTCAATCAGAGTTTCGCGCAGCATCGCACGAGCCTGCGCTTCGTTTTCCACACCACGCTCAGCGATCTTCTCGCGCAGGTTGTCCGTGATCTTCATCGTCAGACCCGCACCGAGATCGGCCAAGATCAGCGTGTCTTCAATCTCCTCCCACGCGTCCTCGTCCAGATCGCCAGCGGAAAGAATGCCAAGCAGACCCTGGCCGATGGCGTTCTGAGAACGGGAAAGGCGGCCACGAAGCTTGCCCATGCGACCTGCTGCTGGAGCGATGTCATCGATCGGTTCGCTCGCGGGGGCCTCAACAACGACAGCCTCATCGGAAACCTCAGCGCCATCCTGGAGCGCCTCTTCAGCACCCTCTTGAGCCACTACAGCAGCCGCAGCAGCCTCCTCTGCCTCCGCCGTGTCTGGCGTGTCTGGCGCATCGGGCGTTTCCGATTCGGCCTCAGGGGTTTCTGCCTCATCGACAGCAGGTTCCGGCTCCGGTTCTGGAGCTGGCTTCGGCTCTGCTACCGGCTCAGGTTCTGGTGCCGGCTCCGGTTCTGGCACGGCACATTCTTCAACGACAGGCTCCTCCACAGGCCGCTCGGACGGCTCTGGCTGATCTACCTCCGTGCTGGTGGTGTCGTCGACAAGCAATGGCTCTTCATCAGGCGCAACTGCTTTCTCGATAACAGTCTTCGGCTCCTGCTCGGCCTTTTCAGGCTCGACTACCGGCAGAACCGGCTGGTCACGACGAATCGGCTCCGGCTGCTTCGGCTGAGCATCCGCCGGTGCGAAATTGAAACCGCCCTTCGCCTGATAATTGCCGGATTTCTCCTGCTGAGTGAGCTCCTTCGGCTCCTCCGGCTTCTCAAACGAAACGGTCTTCGATTCCTTGCGCTTCTTCCCCGCAACGACGATGCCCACGATGATCAGCACGGCAACGACGACCGCAACCGCCACCCAAAGGGCCGGGGAGTTCATCAACTCAGTGGTATTCATGCGTTCTAGTGTGCCAGCCGCCACGACACAAGGTGGAACAGCAATAGACACATTGCTTATCGACGAATCAACGCTGCAGGTCAGGCCCATACATACGAACGGGTGTTCTAATGCGTGGCGATCGTGTCGGCCTGGTCTGTAGCTTCATTTTCAACTCAGTTAGCAGCACACGTAGCCGAGAGGGGGACCCATGACAACCATCATCGACCAACACGTCAACCAGATCACCGCTGGACTAGAAGCGCTGTCCAACCTCATGATGGAACCCGAATCCCTCCACCTCCTCGGCACCCACCAAGCAATAGAACGGCTACACGGCTCATTGCCACTGCTCGGAAACGTCAACGCCGCCTTCGCACATCTCTGCACAAGGGACAACGCCGGATCCCTGGTCGGCGCCAACCATCCCGTGGAATACCTCACGCAACGCCTCGGCCTCTCCCGTGCCCAGGCGTTCGACCTCCTCAACCACGGCAAGCGCCTCTTCGGCGAGCCCGATATCCCAGCCCCACCAACTAACCCGGAACAAACCGAAGAGGAAAAGCGCGCCGCAGAAGAAGAAGCACAACGACGCAAAGAACAAGAAAAGAAAGCCCAGGAACGCGCCCGCAAGGCTGC includes the following:
- the ftsY gene encoding signal recognition particle-docking protein FtsY, producing the protein MNTTELMNSPALWVAVAVVVAVLIIVGIVVAGKKRKESKTVSFEKPEEPKELTQQEKSGNYQAKGGFNFAPADAQPKQPEPIRRDQPVLPVVEPEKAEQEPKTVIEKAVAPDEEPLLVDDTTSTEVDQPEPSERPVEEPVVEECAVPEPEPAPEPEPVAEPKPAPEPEPEPAVDEAETPEAESETPDAPDTPDTAEAEEAAAAAVVAQEGAEEALQDGAEVSDEAVVVEAPASEPIDDIAPAAGRMGKLRGRLSRSQNAIGQGLLGILSAGDLDEDAWEEIEDTLILADLGAGLTMKITDNLREKIAERGVENEAQARAMLRETLIEAARPELDRSIKAMPNDGKPAVILVVGVNGTGKTTTTGKLARVLVSMGHSVVLGAADTFRAAAADQLETWGKRVGASTVRGKEGADPASVAFDAVATGVDEGADVVLVDTAGRLHTSTGLMDQLGKVKRVVEKKSNVDEVLLVLDATVGQNGIAQARVFREVVDITGVVLTKLDGTAKGGIVFQVQEELGVPVKLVGLGEGADDLAPFEVESFVDALLG